CATACACGCACGCTACCAAACCGGCGATTCCCGTTAACGGCCGGCAACCTCGATTACGCTCCCAGGATTTTTGGCATGGCCGAAGACGTCAGTTCGGCTCAATGCTCGGCTGTATCCGTGCTCGACGGGAATTGTTAACGCAACCAGCGTCCCGGACCCAAATGGGCCCCCGGCTCACGTTGTGGACAAGCCCAATCGGTGTTCGGTGTCGTTGTACCATCGACGACCCCGCCCGTCTGCCTTGGCCGATCTCAACCCGGCGTTTTCTTCCCGGAAAGTGCGCATCGGGCGTGGCCGGTCGATCCCCGACCGACGGACTCCGATCAACCCGCAGGTGCCTTGCCCCCAACCGTGCGGTGACCTCGCGACAGGGCGGCTTCCCACGTACCGGGCCGGGGTCGGACCAACTGAAATTGGCAAGCGGGCGGCGGTCGCGATAGCCTTACGGCAGCAAGGGGAATGATCGATGAACGAGGCGCACGCCGCCAGATACACCAAAAGCAAGGACATCCGGCGCCGCCGGATCGTGCGCAAAGCCCAACAGGTCCTCTCCGACGGCCCGCATGCCCTGAACTACAGGAAGCTCGCCCACGCTGCCCGAGTGACCGTCCCGACCATCTACAACCTGGTCGGCAACAAGGAAACCCTGTACAGGGCCCTGTCTCACGAGATCCTGGACGCCATCGAAAACGAAATGCTGCGCGGGGAGTCGGACGACCCGCTGGAACAGCTGCTCGCGCCAACCCACACCATTCTCCGTCTGGTTTCCAAGAGGCCCGACACCGTGCGGGCCGGGTACATCGCATTCGATGAACTCTATCGGAACTCGAACCGGAGCGCCCACTACGAGGTGCGCAAGCGAAGGGTTGGCCTTCAGAAGCGGGC
The Gemmatimonadota bacterium genome window above contains:
- a CDS encoding TetR/AcrR family transcriptional regulator; its protein translation is MNEAHAARYTKSKDIRRRRIVRKAQQVLSDGPHALNYRKLAHAARVTVPTIYNLVGNKETLYRALSHEILDAIENEMLRGESDDPLEQLLAPTHTILRLVSKRPDTVRAGYIAFDELYRNSNRSAHYEVRKRRVGLQKRATQPLIAANLLRGEVPTRVLESLLSQSATQNGRDWAFKVVSAQQLRRNLLIGVYTVLLSDATPVLRSRIVDLMNGL